TTCTGATTCCTCGATCAACGGACAGACCCAGTAGACTTGCTTGCCTTGTTCGCAAGCCTGTTGAATCCGTGCAACGATCTCCTCGCGGCGGTTATCGGCGATCAATTTGGTCACAACCGGCGACCGGCCGGGCGGCAATTCATCGATGACCGACACATCCAGATCGGCGAAATAACTCATCGACAACGTGCGCGGTATCGGCGTCGCGCTCATCATCAACTGGTGCGGCACTTGACCTGATTGCGCGCCCTTCATGCGCAACGCCAGACGTTGGTGTACGCCGAAACGGTGCTGCTCGTCGATAATCGCCAAACCCAACTGGTGAAATATCACTTGATCTTGAAACAAAGCGTGCGTACCGACAGCAAGCTGCGCGGCGCCGCTGGCAATTTCTTCCGATACGGCTTGCTTTTGCTTCTTTTTCTGACTGCCGGATAGCCAAGCCACATTGATTCCCAACGGTTCAAACCAGCTTGCCAGCTTCTGAAAATGTTGCTCGGCGAGAATCTCGGTCGGCGCCATGATGGCGGCTTGAAAACCGTTTTCAATCGCCTGTAGCGCGGCCAAGGCAGCCACGATCGTTTTGCCACTGCCAACATCGCCTTGCAACAAGCGTTGCATCGGATAAGGCGAAGTCAAATCACGGCTGATTTCTGCGACGACTCTCATTTGCGCAGCGGTCAGTTGAAAACTAAGCCGCGCGAGAAACGATTGCTGCAATGCGCCCTTTTGCGCCAAGACCGGTGCGGCATGGCTGCGCCGCTGCCGGTAATGCAAACGCATCGATAACTGCTGCGCCAGCAATTCGTCGAATTTGATCCGCCGCCAGGCCGGATGCGTGCGCGCTTGCAGTGCTGCCAGCGATACCTCGGGCGGCGGATTGTGCAAGCACACCACGCTGTCGCGGAAACTTGCCAGCCGGTATTTCCGGATGATGTCATCCGGTATCGATTCGGTCAGCATTTGCCGGTTATTCTGCAACGCTTGTCCGATCAGTTTGCCGATCATTTTCTGCGTTAAACCCGCTGTCACCGGATAAACCGGTGTCATCGTATCCGCCAGAGATTCTCCGGCATGGACAATGCGGCATTTGGGGTGCACCATTTCCGCGCCGAAAAAACCGCTGCGCACTTCACCTAACAACCGCACACGCTTCCCCGCAGCGTAGCTTTTGATCTGACTGCCGTAGAAATTCAGAAAACGCATGACCAGCACGCCGCTGCTGTCTTCAACCTGACAAACCAGTTGCCGCCTGGGCCGGACTACTACTTCGCTATGTACGATGACGCCTTCGACTTGCACCGTCTGCCCCTGGGGCGCATCGGCAATGGCAAACAGCCGCGTTTCATCTTCGTACCGGATCGGCAAGTGCAGAATCAGATCCAGATCGTTGCGAATGCCTAAGCGCGACAGCTTTTCCTGCACAGCAGAATGGGCAGTCATCGTGTTGTTTGTGAGCTTACCGCTGTCCCGCCGCGCTTAATTTGGCAACACCATGATGGCGTCCATTTCCACCAGTGCGCCGCGTGGTAAAGCTTTAACGCCAACGGCTGCACGCGCCGGATAAGGCTGAGAAAAATGGCTGGCCATGATGTCGTTGACCAATGCGAAATTCGCCAAATCGGTCAGAAAGATATTGAGTTTCACGACATCGCTGAAACTGCCGCCGCTGGCTGCCGCCACTGCTTTCAGATTGGCAAAAACCTGCTGAATCTGCGCTTCGATATCGTCCGGCATTTGCATGCTGACCGGATCCAATCCGATCTGCCCCGACAGATAAACAGTGTACCCTCCCCCCTTCACCCGCACGGCCTGCGAATAGGTGCCGATAGCCTGCGGCGCGTCCGGGGTATGGATAATTTGCTTGGTCATTTTTTCTCCTGATGAAATTGATTCGATCTTTTTTGTTATAGTTGGCCTCTGCGAACAACCTTAAGGAAGCTCTTAAGAACTACCGCATTCGGTCATGCTACCTTTTTCAGAGCTTCCTTAATCGCACGATTGCGGTATGATGCAGCGAACTTTGGCGCATTTCAACCAAGCCGGAATTTTAATCGAATCTCCTTTTGAATTTTCCATTTCATGCAAAAACTGATTATCCAGGGAGGCTTGCCGCTGCACGGTGAGATCTCCATCTCAGGTGCAAAAAATGCCGCACTTCCGCTGCTCTGTGCCTCACTGTTGACTGAAGAATCCCTAAAAATCAAGAATGTTCCGGCATTGCACGACATCATCACCATGGTGTCGCTGCTCAAGCAAATGGGCACCCATGTGACTGAGCACGGCAACGGCGAAATTGTGCTGTCTGCCGCAACCTTGACTCACCTGATTGCACCTTACGAAATGGTCAAGACCATGCGCGCCGCCATCTTGGTGCTTGGACCTTTGCTTGCACGCGCCGGAGAAGCGGAAATTTCATTGCCCGGTGGTTGCGCCATCGGTTTGCGTCCGGTTGATCAGCATATCAAAGGCTTGCAAGCGATGGGCGCGGAAATCGCTATCCGGCACGGCTACATTCATGCCGTGGCGAAAAAATTACACGGCGCGCGCATTGTGTTCGATATCGTCACCGTCACCGGCACGGAGAATCTGATGATGGCGGCAACCTTGGCGGAGGGAACGACAATTCTTGAGAACGCCGCGCGGGAACCGGAAATTATCGATCTTGCCAACTGCCTGAATGCCATGGGTGCAAAAATTTACGGCGCCGGCACAGATATCATCACGATCGAAGGCGTTTCGTCGTTGCATGGCGCGGAGCACACGGTCATGCCGGATCGCATCGAAACCGGTACTTTTCTGGTCGCCGCCACCGCCGCCGGCGGTGAAATTCATTTAAAAAATACCGATGCGCATTTGCTCGACGCGGTTCTGGATAAACTCACCGAAGCGGGCGCGCGGATTGATTCCGAAGCAAACTGGATCAATCTGAGAATGCACGCAAAACCGAAATCGGTGAATGTGCGGACCGCGCCCTACCCGGCCTTTCCGACCGATATGCAGGCGCAATTCATGTCGCTCAATTGCATTGCCGCCGGTACCGCCATCATGACCGAAACCATTTTTGAAAACCGCCTGATGCATGTGCAGGAATTGAAGCGCATGAACGCCAATATCGAAGTGGAAGGCAATGCCGCCATTGTCACCGGCATCGCACAACTCGACGGCACCAACGTGATGGCGACCGATCTGCGCGCTTCGGCCAGTCTCGTGATTGCCGGGCTGGTTGCACAAGGTGAAACGGTGATTGATCGCATTTATCACCTGGATCGCGGCTATGAAAATATCGAAGGTAAATTATCCGCGCTAGGTGCACAAATCCGCCGCATTGAATAAATAAAAAAGGCTTTTGCCAATGCAAAAGCCTTTTCATTCACGGCAGCTAAATTTGCGGTGAATCTATTCTAGAATTTAGCTTGTTTGTAACTAACAACGAGAGTAGCGATTTTCTTGTTCAATCCCATGACAGGAACAACCAGAATTTTTTTACCGTCTACGTCCGATTTGACCGAGATTTTTTGCAGATTCAGAATTTCTTTCGGAAATATTTCCGTGCCTTTTGTTTCTTCCAGGCGTTTATCAGTGGAAACCAGTAATTGACCGTCTTCACCGATCAACACCACGCGTTCGGTATCTTTCATTCTCACAATTTCACTCAAGTATTGATCGATTTGATCAATATTGTTGCGAATCAACTCACCGCGCACCGCCCAAGACAAAACCTGCCCGAAACGTTCTTCTTCTTTTACATATTGCTGATCGGCGTATTCCCGAGCCTGTTGCGTAATCAGTGTGCGCTCGTTTTCAAGTTTTTTCGCCATATCGGATTCCACTTTACCGACAGCAATAAACTTCCACGCAATGACGACAAGGATGAGTCCAACTAATATCGCAAAATATTTGGCGGGCAATTGCGTGGTCGGAATTTTCTCTATCCATTCAAACTTGGCATTGAATGATGAGAGCAAATTTTCAGCTTTGGATTGTTGATTCGGGTTTTGTTTGTTGTAATCCGTCATGGATAACTCCTTGTAGTATGAATGGCAGAGGAAAACGCGAATTATCCACGAATCCTCTCAGAAGGAAAAGTAGCGCGCGGCAATTAAATACATTGATTCAGCATTTGCGCATCAGAAAAATTAAAGTGAATCGCCAATGTGCAAAATTACCGGCCTAGTATTTATGTTTTATAATTGCCGCTTGTTAGCGCTTTGATCGAAAAACTGAGGATTATAATCACGTCATGAATGACTCCGCATCGAAACAAGATAACACCCCCAAAACCTGGTCAGGACGCTTCAATGAACCGGTGTCGGCACTGGTAGAGCGCTATACCGCTTCGATCAGTTTTGATCAACGCTTGGCTGAGTATGATATCCAAGGATCGCTGGCGCACGCGCAAATGCTGGCGGAGCAATACATCATCAGTCACCAGGATCTGCTCGATATTCAGCGTGGCCTGCAACAAATCCGGGAAGAAATCCGCAATCATCAATTCATCTGGTCGCAACAGCTGGAGGACGTTCATCTCAACATCGAGAAACGTCTCACCGCATTAGTCGGCGACGCCGGTAAGCGGTTGCATACCGGCCGCTCGCGCAACGACCAGGTGGCAACCGATATTCGTTTGTTTTTACGTGCCGCAATCGATGAAACCATTAATCTGATAAAAGCCATGCAACAGGCGCTTCTCAATCTGGCGGAACAGCATGTTCACACCGTAATGCCGGGTTTTACCCATTTGCAAGTGGCGCAACCGGTTTCATTCGGTCATCATTTGATGGCCTATTTCGAAATGTTGAAGCGCGACGTTGAGCGTCTGATCGATTGCCGCAAACGAGTCAATCAATTACCGCTGGGCGCCGCCGCGCTGGCTGGCACCAGTTATCCGATCAACCGCGAGCGGGTGGCGCAGTTGCTCAATTTTGACGGTGTTTGCCAGAACTCGCTGGATGCCGTATCGGATCGCGATTTCGCCATCGAATTCGGCGCCTGCGCTGCACTAATCATGACGCATTTATCGCGCATGTCGGAAGAATTCATTTTATGGATGAATCCGTCATTCGGTTTTATTCAACTGGCCGACCGGTTCTGTACCGGCTCGTCGATCATGCCGCAGAAAAAAAATCCGGATGTGCCGGAATTGGTGCGCGGCAAAACCGGGCGCGTCAACGGTCATCTGGTGGCGCTATTGACGCTGATGAAAGCGCAGCCGCTGGCGTACAACAAGGATAACCAGGAAGATAAAGAACCGCTGTTCGATACCGTCGACACGCTGGCGGATACGCTGCGGATTTATGCCGACATGCTCGGCGGCGTGCGCGTCAATCACGACCAGATGCGCCAAGCGGCACTGCGCGGCTACTCCACTGCAACGGACTTGGCAGATTATCTGGTTAAAAAAGGTATTCCGTTTCGCGATGCACATGAAATCGTCGCCCGGGCGGTACAGTACGCTGAACAAAAAAGCTGCGATCTCAGCAAACTGGAATTGGACGAATTACAAACCTTCTCCACGCAGATTGAGGCCGATATTTTTACCGTCTTGACTTTGGAAGGCTCGATGCAAAGCCGCAATCACACCGGCGGAACAGCACCGGGACAGGTGCAAGCGGCAATTAATCAGGCGAAGCAATGGTTATTTTGAACCGTTGAAAATGCTTCAAATTTTATTGTCGCTAGCTACCTTTTTTAGAGCTTTCTAAGATAGTGAAGCTTGGTTTTAGGCTGAAATCGCTACGTGCCTGTAATTTCGCATTCCCTGCTTTACAAAATCTGACCCAAAGTTCGCTGACAGCATGCTGCGAACATTCAGCGGCTCAGCGGTAATGATGAGATTCTTTTTGCATATCTATCGCACATTAAGTTAATGATAACGAACTCAGACTACAGTCCCTGCCCTGTGAGAACTAACTGTGCTCCAGCGACCCTATGTTGTTCATTGGTCAATCGTTGACCATCGGCCGTTGCAGGGTTTGCAAAGGTCCAACCATGTGGTAGTTTTGTAGTATTTATCGGTAAAGGATTCTGATTTGAATAAACAGTTTGCGGTGAATCAGGATCACCGCCTGTTCGACTTGGCCAATAAAAGAGATTACTTGGATAATCACCAATCTTATAAATATAGTAGTTAAAAGCGGCATTCAGATTTCCAGGTGTGTTCGCATTCCCCTCAACCGCGTTTTTCAAAATAGCTTGATTATTCCCCGGTGCTCCGCCAATTCCGAGGTTGGCATACCGTGTAAGCAAAACCGCTGAAGCTGTAGCGACATTTTTGTTTGCCAACTGTCCATGCAAATTTTGCCAGATCGTTTGATAGGAACGGCTATGATTGCAGACAGTATTTGGCGGAACAGCACTGATCTCACTATTTGATAAAACCCAGTTCGTTGCAGCGCCATTAACGCTGGCGCGCTGATGCTGAACATTATTGATTTGCGTGGTTGCCGGAACAGCATTGTTATCATATTGAATAGCAGTATTACGTTGGACGACACGTTGAGCGTTTGGGGATAGTTGAGCAATATCCGGCTGAACGATTGTCTGACCACTTTCGCTTTGAAGGTTTGTTCCGCGCTCTGCGGCTTTCTTCCCCATCACATCCGCTTCATGCTCCAACCCGTGATCATCATTGACCGGAATCCCATCTTTCATCTGTATCGTAGACCGGACCCGTCCTTGCGCCTGCTGCACGACATGCCAGGCTTCATGGGGTAGATGCTGTTCCTGCCCCGGTGCGACATAAATATCCGTTCCCTGAGCATAAGCCAATGCGTTTAATTGCGCTGGTTGTGATGAGTTGTAATGTACCTTGACGTTGTCCAGAGACATATTTGAAAGCGATTCGATTCCCGTCTTGAGATTATCCGGCAATCCGGTGTTATTCGGTTTCACCGATTCTTTCACCTGTTGTGTAGTAACGATAGCATCGTTGTTGATATTCTTGGAGAATCTGCGCTGCGCCGCTTGGCGCGAGCTGTCATGGATTCTGTTTCTAGCAGTATGCTGTGCGATTATTCGAGGACTGTTATTGATCAAACTACGCAGTTGGCGCTGAGCTGTGATCTTTGGACTGTTATCAATCATCGTCTTCAATTGCGCCAATTCCCTCGCTTGCGCACTGCTCTTTGTCATGCTTTCCAATTGAATCATCTGCTCGCCTTGAGAGGATTCAATCGCTTTCCCAATATTTTGTTGCGTCGTCGATTGGTTTTGCGATTGACTATTATGTTTCACTCGAGCTTTTTCCATGGTGTTCTCCTTCCTTATCGCATCACGTTTTGTCTCGCTACAACCGTTTCCATAGCCATTCCTCCTGATCATGATTAATGGTGCATTAAGCAAGGTATTCGGTCAATAAGCACGGATAAATCTACGCAATCAGTTGCTTATACATAAATAAATCGTAATAACTAGTTCAAAATGCTAAAATGAAATGATTAGTTTGGCGAATCAGCCGTTTTTGTTATGTTGCACAAGAAGCCACAGCGACTACTGAACAAAAACAAGGATAAACCAGGTAAGGAAAAATCATTCACCGAACATCCGCAGCCGTCGCAAACAATCCACAATAAATTTTCTAAAAAACTTAAAACATGCATCCATGGCCTGAAATCGGCATACAAATTTCAGCCACTACCAACCGGAGCTTTAGCGTAAAAGAATTTGATCCCATCGGCGGCGGTTGTATCAATCAAGCCTATCGTATCAGCGACGGTTCGCAGCATTTCTTTGTTAAACTGAATGCCTTCGGCAGTCTCGATATGTTCGCAGCGGAATCCGCCGGTCTCGAGGAAATCCGGCAATCGGG
The nucleotide sequence above comes from Gammaproteobacteria bacterium. Encoded proteins:
- the argH gene encoding argininosuccinate lyase; this encodes MNDSASKQDNTPKTWSGRFNEPVSALVERYTASISFDQRLAEYDIQGSLAHAQMLAEQYIISHQDLLDIQRGLQQIREEIRNHQFIWSQQLEDVHLNIEKRLTALVGDAGKRLHTGRSRNDQVATDIRLFLRAAIDETINLIKAMQQALLNLAEQHVHTVMPGFTHLQVAQPVSFGHHLMAYFEMLKRDVERLIDCRKRVNQLPLGAAALAGTSYPINRERVAQLLNFDGVCQNSLDAVSDRDFAIEFGACAALIMTHLSRMSEEFILWMNPSFGFIQLADRFCTGSSIMPQKKNPDVPELVRGKTGRVNGHLVALLTLMKAQPLAYNKDNQEDKEPLFDTVDTLADTLRIYADMLGGVRVNHDQMRQAALRGYSTATDLADYLVKKGIPFRDAHEIVARAVQYAEQKSCDLSKLELDELQTFSTQIEADIFTVLTLEGSMQSRNHTGGTAPGQVQAAINQAKQWLF
- a CDS encoding RidA family protein, which gives rise to MTKQIIHTPDAPQAIGTYSQAVRVKGGGYTVYLSGQIGLDPVSMQMPDDIEAQIQQVFANLKAVAAASGGSFSDVVKLNIFLTDLANFALVNDIMASHFSQPYPARAAVGVKALPRGALVEMDAIMVLPN
- a CDS encoding DUF4157 domain-containing protein; its protein translation is MIDNSPKITAQRQLRSLINNSPRIIAQHTARNRIHDSSRQAAQRRFSKNINNDAIVTTQQVKESVKPNNTGLPDNLKTGIESLSNMSLDNVKVHYNSSQPAQLNALAYAQGTDIYVAPGQEQHLPHEAWHVVQQAQGRVRSTIQMKDGIPVNDDHGLEHEADVMGKKAAERGTNLQSESGQTIVQPDIAQLSPNAQRVVQRNTAIQYDNNAVPATTQINNVQHQRASVNGAATNWVLSNSEISAVPPNTVCNHSRSYQTIWQNLHGQLANKNVATASAVLLTRYANLGIGGAPGNNQAILKNAVEGNANTPGNLNAAFNYYIYKIGDYPSNLFYWPSRTGGDPDSPQTVYSNQNPLPINTTKLPHGWTFANPATADGQRLTNEQHRVAGAQLVLTGQGL
- the murA gene encoding UDP-N-acetylglucosamine 1-carboxyvinyltransferase, with the translated sequence MQKLIIQGGLPLHGEISISGAKNAALPLLCASLLTEESLKIKNVPALHDIITMVSLLKQMGTHVTEHGNGEIVLSAATLTHLIAPYEMVKTMRAAILVLGPLLARAGEAEISLPGGCAIGLRPVDQHIKGLQAMGAEIAIRHGYIHAVAKKLHGARIVFDIVTVTGTENLMMAATLAEGTTILENAAREPEIIDLANCLNAMGAKIYGAGTDIITIEGVSSLHGAEHTVMPDRIETGTFLVAATAAGGEIHLKNTDAHLLDAVLDKLTEAGARIDSEANWINLRMHAKPKSVNVRTAPYPAFPTDMQAQFMSLNCIAAGTAIMTETIFENRLMHVQELKRMNANIEVEGNAAIVTGIAQLDGTNVMATDLRASASLVIAGLVAQGETVIDRIYHLDRGYENIEGKLSALGAQIRRIE
- the recG gene encoding ATP-dependent DNA helicase RecG — its product is MTAHSAVQEKLSRLGIRNDLDLILHLPIRYEDETRLFAIADAPQGQTVQVEGVIVHSEVVVRPRRQLVCQVEDSSGVLVMRFLNFYGSQIKSYAAGKRVRLLGEVRSGFFGAEMVHPKCRIVHAGESLADTMTPVYPVTAGLTQKMIGKLIGQALQNNRQMLTESIPDDIIRKYRLASFRDSVVCLHNPPPEVSLAALQARTHPAWRRIKFDELLAQQLSMRLHYRQRRSHAAPVLAQKGALQQSFLARLSFQLTAAQMRVVAEISRDLTSPYPMQRLLQGDVGSGKTIVAALAALQAIENGFQAAIMAPTEILAEQHFQKLASWFEPLGINVAWLSGSQKKKQKQAVSEEIASGAAQLAVGTHALFQDQVIFHQLGLAIIDEQHRFGVHQRLALRMKGAQSGQVPHQLMMSATPIPRTLSMSYFADLDVSVIDELPPGRSPVVTKLIADNRREEIVARIQQACEQGKQVYWVCPLIEESETLQLQTAIETCENLTRVFPHLRIGLVHGRLPPQEKAAVMTAFKQGDIQLLVATTVIEVGVDVPNASLMVIENAERMGLSQLHQLRGRVGRGTAASICILMFQQPLSEIARKRLKIIFEHSDGFEIARQDLQLRGPGEFLGARQSGVPLLRFADLEQDGDLLKAAQATADELLNNHPQLAEQHIARWLGEKAGYLRV